The following are from one region of the Haloactinomyces albus genome:
- a CDS encoding sugar ABC transporter permease produces MTLDATSLRSSAPATQPVRGRGRGHRSPLAAIGLHAALITSSVIAVFPVFWVAVTSFKPDSKAIEATPSLFNESGLQNYRDILTGQRGPFLTWFGNSVLIAAATTVLAVLLAASTAYAASRFRFPGRGKLMLSFLIIQMFPFAVLIVPLYNLLLKLGLQGSWFGLVLVYCSTAIPFCTYMLKGYFDSIPADIDEAGRVDGLNPFGVFWRLVLPLAKPGLAVTGFYAFIIAWSEVAFASAFLSASDESKTLAVGLQLFVQQNRAEWGHLSAASILVAIPAVVVFYVVQRFLVSGLSAGSVKG; encoded by the coding sequence GTGACTCTCGACGCGACTTCCCTGCGATCCTCCGCCCCGGCCACACAACCCGTGCGCGGCCGGGGCAGGGGCCACCGTTCCCCGCTCGCCGCCATCGGCCTGCACGCAGCACTGATCACCTCCTCGGTGATCGCGGTGTTCCCGGTGTTCTGGGTGGCGGTGACCTCGTTCAAACCCGATTCCAAGGCGATCGAGGCGACACCCAGCCTGTTCAACGAGTCCGGCCTGCAGAACTACCGCGACATCCTCACCGGTCAACGAGGTCCGTTTTTGACCTGGTTCGGCAATTCGGTGCTCATCGCCGCGGCGACCACCGTGCTCGCGGTGTTGCTGGCCGCCAGCACCGCCTACGCCGCAAGCCGGTTCCGGTTCCCGGGCCGGGGCAAGCTGATGCTGTCGTTTCTGATCATCCAGATGTTCCCGTTCGCGGTCCTGATCGTGCCGCTGTACAACCTGCTGCTCAAGCTCGGCCTGCAGGGCAGTTGGTTCGGCCTTGTGCTGGTGTACTGCAGCACCGCGATCCCGTTCTGCACCTACATGCTCAAGGGCTACTTCGATTCGATCCCGGCCGACATCGACGAGGCCGGGCGGGTCGACGGGCTGAACCCGTTCGGCGTGTTCTGGCGGCTCGTGCTGCCCTTGGCCAAGCCGGGGCTGGCCGTCACCGGGTTCTACGCATTCATCATCGCCTGGAGTGAGGTCGCCTTCGCCTCGGCGTTCCTGTCGGCCTCCGACGAGTCGAAGACCCTCGCGGTCGGACTGCAACTGTTCGTGCAGCAGAACCGTGCCGAGTGGGGGCACCTCTCGGCGGCCTCGATACTGGTGGCGATCCCCGCGGTGGTCGTCTTCTACGTCGTGCAGCGGTTCCTGGTGTCCGGTCTCTCCGCAGGCAGTGTCAAGGGGTGA
- a CDS encoding SAM-dependent methyltransferase gives MSEQSVPRSFAAVSDIDLTQPNPARMYDYGLGGDHNFEVDRRQIRLMHELNPDGPLVPRENRAFLHRAVCYALGRGIDQFLDLGSGIPTVGNVHEIAQRHNPAARVVYVDNEQMTVAHTRHLLRNNTRAAVVQADLRDPEAVLTAPETAALLDFDRPVAVIMVAALHYVSPGDDITTLMQRYRAALTSGSVVAISHMTADDRPELMHRLQTEVFADSSSPLTVRTHADVTALFTGFDLISPGVVYTSQWRPDPASEPDSQPERALTWCGVAIKP, from the coding sequence ATGTCCGAGCAATCCGTCCCGAGATCGTTCGCTGCGGTATCCGATATCGACCTCACGCAACCGAATCCGGCCAGGATGTATGACTACGGGCTCGGCGGTGACCACAACTTCGAGGTCGATCGCAGACAGATCCGCTTGATGCACGAGCTCAATCCGGACGGGCCGCTCGTGCCGCGCGAAAACCGGGCGTTTTTGCATCGTGCGGTGTGCTATGCCCTGGGGCGGGGCATCGACCAGTTCCTCGATCTCGGCTCGGGCATTCCCACGGTCGGCAATGTCCACGAGATCGCCCAGCGGCACAACCCGGCCGCGCGGGTGGTCTACGTCGACAACGAACAGATGACCGTGGCGCATACCCGCCACCTGTTGCGCAACAATACTCGGGCGGCCGTGGTGCAGGCTGACCTGCGTGATCCGGAGGCGGTCCTGACCGCTCCGGAGACTGCCGCGCTGCTGGACTTCGACCGGCCCGTGGCGGTGATCATGGTCGCCGCGTTGCACTACGTAAGTCCCGGCGACGACATCACCACGCTCATGCAGCGCTACCGTGCCGCCTTGACATCGGGCAGTGTCGTGGCGATCAGCCACATGACCGCCGACGACCGACCCGAGTTGATGCACCGTTTGCAGACCGAGGTCTTCGCCGACAGTTCCAGCCCGTTGACGGTGCGCACCCATGCCGACGTCACGGCCCTGTTCACGGGGTTCGATCTGATTTCTCCCGGCGTGGTCTACACCTCGCAATGGCGACCCGACCCGGCATCCGAACCGGATTCGCAGCCGGAGCGGGCGTTGACCTGGTGCGGTGTTGCGATCAAACCCTGA
- a CDS encoding ATP-binding cassette domain-containing protein, giving the protein MGDVSELLVEATGLTKRCGRRHAIDNVALQVRRGEVYGFLGPNGAGKTTTLRILLGLIRPTSGWPTCGC; this is encoded by the coding sequence ATGGGCGATGTGAGTGAGCTACTGGTCGAAGCGACTGGCCTGACGAAGCGCTGCGGGCGGCGTCATGCGATCGACAACGTCGCGCTGCAGGTGCGCCGAGGTGAGGTCTACGGTTTTCTGGGCCCCAACGGGGCGGGCAAGACCACCACGCTGCGCATCCTGCTCGGCCTGATCCGGCCGACCTCGGGATGGCCGACATGCGGATGCTGA
- a CDS encoding ABC transporter ATP-binding protein — protein MAEVSYVDASRVYPGTPPVRAVGSLNLDVDDGEFLVLVGPSGSGKSTALRMLAGLEDVDEGSIHIGPSDVTQKPPKGRDIAMVFQSYALYPHMTVAENMGFALKLRKTPKEVIRRKVTEAADLLDLQDYLDRKPKALSGGQRQRVAMGRAIVRDPSVFLMDEPLSNLDAKLRVETRANIAALQKKLGTTTVYVTHDQVEAMTMGDRVAVLADGALQQVATPRELYDNPANAFVAGFIGTPAMNLETVPLTAEGAVLGGHTVPLARHNLDAAAGLDTVTFGVRPEALHLVSDAEDGLQMTVDLVEELGADALVHGSVDVEGSPRRFVVRVDGRKPPAIGQSVTLAVRDLDEIRLFHPDTGARLGA, from the coding sequence ATGGCCGAAGTCAGCTACGTCGACGCCTCACGGGTCTATCCGGGCACCCCACCGGTCCGGGCGGTGGGTTCCTTGAACCTGGACGTCGACGACGGTGAATTCCTCGTCCTGGTAGGACCTTCTGGATCGGGCAAATCCACGGCGCTGCGGATGCTCGCCGGTTTGGAGGACGTCGACGAAGGATCCATCCACATCGGGCCTTCCGACGTGACGCAGAAGCCGCCCAAAGGGCGTGATATCGCGATGGTTTTCCAGTCCTATGCGCTGTACCCGCACATGACGGTTGCCGAGAACATGGGATTCGCGCTCAAGTTACGCAAGACGCCCAAGGAGGTAATTCGGCGCAAGGTCACCGAGGCCGCGGATCTGCTGGACCTACAGGATTACCTCGATCGCAAACCCAAAGCCCTCTCCGGTGGCCAGCGCCAGCGGGTGGCGATGGGTCGGGCGATCGTGCGCGACCCGAGCGTGTTTCTCATGGACGAGCCACTGTCCAACCTGGATGCCAAGCTCCGGGTGGAAACACGGGCCAATATCGCAGCACTGCAGAAGAAGCTGGGTACGACCACCGTCTACGTCACTCACGACCAGGTCGAGGCGATGACGATGGGCGACCGGGTGGCGGTACTGGCCGACGGGGCACTCCAGCAGGTCGCAACACCGCGCGAGCTCTACGACAACCCCGCCAACGCGTTCGTCGCCGGATTCATCGGCACCCCCGCGATGAACCTGGAAACCGTGCCGCTGACCGCCGAAGGTGCGGTTCTGGGCGGGCACACCGTTCCGCTGGCCCGCCATAACCTCGACGCCGCCGCGGGGCTCGACACGGTCACCTTCGGTGTGCGCCCGGAGGCTCTGCACCTCGTCTCGGATGCCGAGGACGGTCTGCAGATGACCGTCGACCTCGTCGAGGAACTCGGTGCCGACGCGCTCGTGCACGGTTCCGTCGACGTCGAGGGCAGCCCGCGACGCTTCGTGGTCCGTGTCGACGGGCGCAAGCCACCCGCGATCGGTCAGAGCGTGACCCTGGCTGTGCGCGACCTCGACGAGATCCGCCTGTTCCACCCCGACACCGGCGCCCGACTGGGAGCCTGA
- a CDS encoding extracellular solute-binding protein encodes MKRAKILRAAALGVVGALTLTACGGAGGVGNSNKVVFWDTSGPSEHPVFEKLARDCARQGGYQVEVETVAFDQALNNFKTAAQGGQGPDVLRAEVAWVAQLANNGLIKDLSETRLAKNTSDFLDVALASTKFEGKTYAVPQVTDTLALYYNKRKLAEAGVQPPETWEELKEIAPKLGGRNAFFLNNDGYYALPFVYSTGGSLVDAESKTITVNSRQSVQGVRIAKDLLDAGAAQTALDRKNSYNNMKTAFTSGRVAMVIDGPWAAAGFLESEAFSDPNNLGIAPVPGPTTAEGNSPVGGHNYVIRQGTDADEASTKFIECMSSAQSQATIAAELGLLPTRESVYDSPEVAANPIVSAFAPILETAHERAWIPAGDALFDPLNTGYAQLLAGQKTAQEAMDQVAKTYSDVVVPDYTKK; translated from the coding sequence ATGAAACGAGCGAAGATCCTGAGAGCCGCAGCGCTCGGAGTGGTCGGCGCGCTCACACTCACCGCGTGCGGCGGAGCAGGCGGCGTGGGCAACTCGAACAAGGTCGTCTTCTGGGACACCAGCGGTCCCAGCGAACACCCCGTGTTCGAGAAACTGGCCCGGGACTGCGCGCGTCAGGGCGGATACCAGGTCGAGGTCGAGACCGTGGCCTTCGACCAGGCGCTGAACAACTTCAAGACCGCCGCCCAGGGCGGTCAGGGGCCGGACGTGCTGCGCGCCGAAGTCGCCTGGGTCGCCCAGCTCGCCAACAACGGGCTGATCAAGGACCTCTCGGAAACCCGGCTGGCCAAGAACACCTCCGACTTCCTCGACGTGGCACTCGCCTCGACCAAGTTCGAGGGCAAGACCTACGCCGTCCCGCAGGTCACCGATACGCTCGCGCTCTACTACAACAAGCGGAAACTCGCCGAGGCAGGTGTGCAGCCCCCCGAGACCTGGGAGGAACTCAAGGAGATCGCACCGAAGCTCGGCGGTCGCAACGCCTTTTTCCTCAACAACGACGGCTATTACGCGCTGCCCTTCGTCTACAGCACCGGCGGCAGCCTCGTCGACGCCGAGTCGAAGACGATCACGGTGAACTCACGGCAAAGCGTGCAGGGGGTGCGCATCGCCAAGGACCTGCTCGATGCCGGCGCCGCGCAAACAGCGCTCGACCGCAAGAACTCCTACAACAACATGAAGACCGCTTTCACCTCCGGCCGGGTCGCGATGGTCATCGACGGCCCCTGGGCCGCTGCCGGCTTCCTGGAATCGGAGGCCTTCAGCGATCCGAACAACCTCGGGATCGCCCCCGTACCCGGCCCCACCACCGCCGAGGGCAACAGCCCCGTCGGCGGGCACAACTACGTCATTCGGCAAGGAACCGACGCCGACGAGGCATCGACCAAGTTCATCGAGTGCATGAGCAGCGCACAGTCGCAGGCCACCATCGCCGCCGAACTGGGCTTGCTGCCCACCCGCGAATCGGTCTACGACAGCCCCGAGGTCGCTGCCAACCCCATCGTCTCGGCCTTCGCACCGATCCTCGAAACCGCCCACGAACGCGCCTGGATTCCTGCCGGTGACGCCCTGTTCGACCCGCTGAACACCGGCTACGCCCAGCTGCTCGCCGGTCAAAAGACAGCACAAGAGGCCATGGACCAGGTCGCCAAGACCTACAGCGACGTCGTCGTCCCCGACTACACGAAGAAATGA
- a CDS encoding sensor histidine kinase: protein MIAPYLLAGYPYGPIQLCMVVAMFEVARLHTLARSLMACDVATAVISAAVISRLLNQVGMAGLMLVLWASWLIIPWSLGALAHVRAAAMQRMHRDLAARAALEERMRIAKEVHDIAGHGFSAVAMQAGVALLVFDEQPDQARKSLDAIQTTSTKCRLIREARSGSTFRYNVPSRTVTLSAPSSSSTCTRARSNGSAATRRTPRPRSSLTVPWRNNVPSEITPRRSQTCWTSPSK from the coding sequence ATGATCGCTCCGTACCTGCTGGCGGGCTATCCGTACGGCCCGATCCAACTGTGCATGGTCGTGGCCATGTTCGAGGTAGCCAGGCTCCACACATTGGCCAGATCGCTGATGGCCTGCGACGTGGCCACCGCGGTGATCAGCGCGGCCGTGATCTCTCGGCTGCTCAACCAGGTCGGCATGGCCGGTCTGATGCTTGTCCTCTGGGCGAGCTGGCTGATCATTCCCTGGTCTCTGGGAGCTCTGGCGCATGTACGGGCCGCGGCGATGCAGCGCATGCACCGGGATCTCGCCGCCCGAGCTGCCCTGGAAGAGCGGATGCGAATCGCCAAAGAGGTACACGACATCGCCGGGCACGGTTTCTCGGCGGTCGCGATGCAGGCCGGGGTCGCGCTGCTGGTGTTCGACGAGCAGCCCGACCAGGCCAGAAAATCTCTGGATGCGATCCAAACGACCAGCACCAAATGCCGATTGATCCGGGAGGCCCGGTCGGGATCCACGTTCAGATACAACGTGCCGTCCCGCACCGTGACCTTGTCCGCTCCCAGCAGCTCCTCCACCTGTACGCGCGCCCGCTCCAACGGTTCCGCCGCGACACGCAGAACGCCGAGGCCGCGAAGTTCACTCACGGTGCCCTGGCGCAACAACGTGCCCTCGGAGATCACACCAAGACGATCGCAGACCTGCTGGACCTCACCGAGCAAGTGA
- a CDS encoding MBL fold metallo-hydrolase — translation MTAPPSANSGAVTFSGDTAYTDNIPWLAHGGDALLHEAFNLGGSNYPAAVRDHMLESHVEAQKVGPIAQRSQDRRLVLTHIGDLGHTPLDTALWAKWAKKRLRRRGDRR, via the coding sequence GTGACCGCACCACCGAGCGCGAACAGCGGCGCGGTCACCTTCTCCGGCGACACCGCCTACACCGACAACATCCCCTGGCTCGCCCACGGCGGCGACGCCCTGCTGCACGAGGCGTTCAACCTCGGGGGAAGCAACTATCCGGCGGCGGTCCGCGATCACATGCTCGAATCTCATGTGGAGGCGCAGAAGGTCGGTCCCATCGCCCAACGCAGCCAGGACCGAAGACTGGTGCTTACCCACATCGGCGATCTCGGGCACACGCCGCTGGACACTGCCCTGTGGGCGAAATGGGCGAAAAAACGGCTACGACGGCGAGGTGACCGTCGGTGA
- a CDS encoding LacI family DNA-binding transcriptional regulator — MAGLSEIARVSGVSVSTVSRVLNRRAGVNEETRQRVLAALTEMPHTARGMGALRRTGVIGLLVPELSNPVFPAFAEALETRASRSGYASLLCNTTAAMTEEEYVRMLLARGVEGMVFVSPEVANVEPAGEHPPPASGYYDRLLADGVQMVFVNGGAPSLEVPDVAVDEQLAGYTATRHLLELGHRRIGFVCGPAHSLPSRLKKAGWAAALEEFGCAPAASLVAHAPFGPAGGTEAMGRLLDTAGPTAVICSSDHMALGAMREVHSRGLSVPSDISVVGFDDIPLASYCSPALTTLAQPIEEMARAAIDELLQRLAPDQPDRASETYSRVFRPSLVVRESTAAPRS; from the coding sequence ATGGCGGGCCTGTCCGAGATCGCGCGGGTGTCCGGAGTGAGCGTCTCGACGGTGAGCAGAGTGCTCAATCGCCGGGCCGGGGTCAACGAGGAGACCCGGCAACGAGTGCTGGCCGCGCTCACCGAGATGCCGCACACCGCCCGCGGTATGGGGGCGCTGCGGCGTACCGGCGTGATCGGGCTGCTGGTGCCGGAACTGTCCAACCCGGTCTTTCCGGCTTTCGCCGAAGCGCTGGAAACTCGTGCGTCCCGCTCCGGCTACGCCTCGCTGCTGTGCAACACCACCGCGGCGATGACCGAGGAGGAGTACGTGCGGATGCTTCTCGCTCGAGGGGTCGAGGGCATGGTGTTCGTCTCGCCCGAGGTCGCCAATGTCGAACCCGCCGGGGAGCATCCGCCCCCGGCGAGCGGATACTACGACAGGCTGCTGGCAGATGGCGTGCAGATGGTCTTCGTCAACGGCGGTGCTCCCTCTCTGGAGGTGCCGGACGTGGCCGTCGACGAACAGCTCGCCGGCTACACCGCGACTCGGCATCTGCTCGAGTTGGGGCACCGGCGGATCGGTTTCGTCTGCGGCCCGGCACACTCGCTGCCCTCACGCCTGAAGAAGGCGGGATGGGCGGCGGCCCTGGAGGAGTTCGGATGTGCCCCGGCAGCGTCACTGGTCGCGCATGCGCCGTTCGGCCCGGCCGGTGGGACGGAGGCCATGGGGCGTCTGCTCGATACCGCAGGGCCGACTGCGGTCATCTGCTCCTCCGATCACATGGCACTGGGTGCGATGCGGGAGGTGCACAGCCGTGGCCTGTCGGTGCCCTCGGACATCTCGGTCGTGGGTTTCGACGACATTCCGCTCGCCTCGTACTGTTCCCCGGCGTTGACGACGCTGGCACAGCCGATCGAGGAGATGGCACGCGCCGCGATCGACGAGCTCCTGCAGCGTCTGGCCCCCGATCAACCCGACCGTGCATCGGAGACCTACAGCCGGGTCTTCCGTCCGAGCCTCGTCGTCCGGGAGTCCACGGCAGCACCCCGCAGCTGA
- a CDS encoding carbohydrate ABC transporter permease has translation MTVTAERGRTATAPARSRRLRAVLTKHWYAYAMALPVVVVVGLLVLFPLLQGLYFTFTDINANNIGNPVLDREASYEFVGLRNYLNVLSGDASYGAFWATLARTLVWTFVCVFLHYTVGLVLAMLLNRQVRFRGLYRVMLILPWAVPMFISAFAWRFLFNSQYGLINWLLELVGLPPQVWLGQSWLALASVIVVNVWLGVPFMMVALLGGLQSIPSDLYEAAEMDGASAWQRFRHVTLPGLRPVSATVVLLGVIWTFNMFPVIYLITGQNPHTRILITYAFERFFSGATRDYAIASTYGVLILSVLLVFATVYRRVLRAQGEEL, from the coding sequence ATGACTGTCACCGCCGAACGCGGGCGCACCGCGACGGCTCCTGCCCGGAGCCGCCGCCTGCGCGCCGTGCTCACCAAGCACTGGTACGCCTACGCGATGGCTCTGCCGGTCGTCGTGGTGGTGGGACTGCTGGTGTTGTTCCCGCTGCTGCAGGGGCTGTACTTCACCTTCACCGACATCAACGCGAACAACATCGGCAATCCCGTCCTGGACCGCGAGGCCTCCTACGAGTTCGTCGGGCTGCGCAACTACCTCAACGTGCTCTCCGGCGACGCCTCCTACGGCGCGTTCTGGGCCACCCTGGCACGAACTCTCGTGTGGACCTTCGTGTGCGTTTTCCTGCACTACACGGTCGGTCTGGTACTGGCGATGCTGCTCAACCGCCAGGTGCGGTTTCGTGGCCTGTACCGGGTGATGCTGATCCTGCCGTGGGCGGTGCCGATGTTCATCAGCGCCTTCGCCTGGCGATTTCTGTTCAACTCGCAGTACGGCCTGATCAACTGGCTGCTCGAACTGGTGGGGTTGCCTCCGCAGGTGTGGCTGGGCCAGTCCTGGCTGGCCCTGGCCTCGGTGATCGTGGTCAACGTCTGGTTGGGCGTGCCGTTCATGATGGTGGCCCTGCTCGGTGGTCTGCAGTCCATCCCCTCCGACCTCTACGAGGCGGCCGAGATGGACGGGGCCAGTGCCTGGCAACGATTCCGCCACGTGACCCTGCCCGGGCTGCGTCCGGTGTCGGCGACCGTGGTGCTGCTCGGCGTGATCTGGACGTTCAACATGTTCCCGGTGATCTACCTGATCACGGGGCAAAATCCGCACACCCGGATCCTGATCACCTACGCCTTCGAACGGTTCTTCTCCGGGGCCACCCGCGACTACGCGATCGCCTCGACCTACGGCGTGCTGATCCTGTCGGTCCTGCTGGTGTTCGCCACCGTCTACCGGCGCGTGCTGCGCGCCCAGGGTGAGGAGCTGTAG
- a CDS encoding alpha-amylase, with translation MRLRALAVAAAATLATVTAPAAVAGAQPAAPDGKDVIVQLFQWNWDSVARECTDVLGPKGYGAVQVSPPQEHVVLPAAGHPWWQDYQPVSYRLGTRRGDRQAFESMVDTCHAAGVKVYADAVINHMTGQNSSGTGSAGSQYSHYEYPGLYGYDDFHHCGRNGDDDIENYQDRYEVQNCELVNLADLATGSTRVQERIAGYLDDLLALGVDGFRIDAAKHMPAADIAAIKAELTEPAYLYQEVIHGAGEPITPEEYTGNGDVTEFRYGRDLAKIFDHEKLAYLRTFASVLPSEQAVVFTDNHDTQRHSDVLTHQDGRTHELANAFMLAWTYGTPRVMSSYTFSDPDAGPPADSSGITEDTDCSSAAWQCEHRQPRIANMVEFHNVVQGTSVNRWWDNGNDAIAFGRGDRGYLVLNGENSALTGRSFHTSLPAGTYCDVFHGEVTGTGCTGPTYTVDDNGWFRADIAAQDGVALHIGAKVS, from the coding sequence ATGCGATTACGAGCGCTGGCGGTCGCCGCGGCCGCCACTCTCGCAACCGTCACCGCCCCGGCCGCCGTGGCCGGGGCACAACCAGCCGCACCGGACGGTAAGGACGTCATCGTTCAGCTCTTCCAGTGGAACTGGGACTCGGTGGCCCGCGAGTGCACCGACGTGCTCGGCCCGAAGGGCTACGGCGCGGTGCAGGTGTCCCCGCCGCAGGAACACGTGGTGCTGCCTGCGGCAGGACACCCGTGGTGGCAGGACTACCAGCCGGTCAGCTACCGGCTCGGCACCCGCCGGGGTGACCGGCAGGCATTCGAGTCCATGGTGGACACCTGCCACGCCGCCGGGGTGAAGGTCTACGCCGATGCCGTCATCAACCACATGACCGGACAGAACAGCTCGGGCACCGGGAGTGCGGGGTCGCAGTACTCGCACTACGAGTACCCGGGGCTCTACGGTTACGACGACTTCCACCACTGCGGACGCAACGGCGACGACGACATCGAGAACTACCAGGACCGCTACGAGGTGCAGAACTGCGAGCTGGTCAACCTCGCCGACCTGGCGACCGGCAGCACCCGGGTGCAGGAGCGGATCGCAGGCTACCTCGACGACCTGCTCGCACTGGGCGTGGACGGTTTCCGCATCGACGCCGCCAAGCACATGCCTGCGGCGGACATCGCCGCGATCAAGGCCGAGCTCACCGAACCGGCCTACCTCTACCAGGAGGTGATCCACGGCGCGGGCGAACCGATCACACCCGAGGAGTACACCGGCAACGGCGACGTCACCGAATTCCGCTACGGCCGCGACCTGGCCAAGATCTTCGACCACGAGAAGCTCGCCTACCTGCGGACCTTCGCCTCGGTGCTGCCCTCGGAACAGGCCGTGGTGTTCACCGACAACCACGACACCCAGCGGCACAGCGACGTGCTGACCCATCAGGACGGTCGAACCCACGAGCTGGCGAACGCCTTCATGCTGGCCTGGACCTACGGCACACCACGGGTGATGAGCAGCTACACCTTCTCCGATCCCGACGCGGGCCCGCCCGCCGACAGCTCCGGCATCACCGAGGACACCGACTGCTCCTCGGCGGCCTGGCAGTGCGAGCACCGGCAGCCACGGATCGCCAACATGGTCGAGTTCCACAACGTCGTTCAGGGCACCTCGGTGAACCGGTGGTGGGACAACGGCAACGACGCCATCGCGTTCGGCCGCGGCGATCGCGGGTACCTCGTCCTCAACGGCGAGAACTCGGCGTTGACCGGCCGCTCGTTCCACACCTCCCTGCCTGCGGGAACCTACTGCGACGTCTTCCACGGCGAGGTCACCGGCACGGGGTGCACGGGCCCGACCTACACCGTCGACGACAACGGCTGGTTCCGCGCCGATATCGCCGCCCAGGACGGCGTGGCACTACACATCGGCGCGAAGGTGAGCTGA
- a CDS encoding glycoside hydrolase family 13 protein, producing the protein MTSSVTDEWWREAVIYQVYVRSFADTDGDGVGDLAGVRSRLSHLVELGVDAVWLTPFYPSPMADGGYDVADYQGVDPLFGTVRDFDALLDEAHRSGVRVLVDIVPNHTSEQHAWFRAALGAPPGDPARDWYMFRDGRGENGELPPNDWESIFGGPAWTRVDDGQWYLHLFSPEQPDLNWRNPEVRSAFADILRFWLDRGVDGFRIDVAHGMIKHPELPDTGMEHQIGLLGHGDLPYFDQDEVHEIYREWRKLLDSYPGARIGVAEAWASTSERLARYVRPDELHQAFNFALLESEWSAKLFRGVVDASMQATGAVGATTTWVLGNHDVQRPVTRYGDGEQGLRRARAAALLTLALPGSVYIYQGEELGLSEVVDLPDEVRQDPIWTRSGGTDPGRDGCRIPIPWEGAQAPFGFGPADSVASWLPVPESWESMSVAVQRDTDGSTLRLYQHALALRREHAALGDGTMRWLSTPDDVLAFTRDPGFALAMNFGADPVELEVPGRVLCASGPVEAADGRVVLPGETAVWLDRS; encoded by the coding sequence ATGACCAGCAGCGTGACCGACGAGTGGTGGCGCGAGGCCGTGATCTACCAGGTCTACGTGCGCAGTTTCGCCGATACCGACGGCGATGGGGTCGGCGACCTCGCCGGTGTTCGTTCCCGGTTGTCGCACCTGGTGGAGCTCGGCGTGGACGCGGTGTGGCTGACGCCGTTCTACCCGTCACCGATGGCCGACGGGGGCTACGACGTGGCCGACTACCAAGGCGTGGATCCCTTGTTCGGCACCGTGCGGGATTTCGACGCGCTGCTCGACGAGGCGCACCGGTCGGGGGTGCGTGTACTCGTCGACATCGTGCCCAACCATACTTCGGAGCAGCACGCATGGTTTCGAGCGGCGCTGGGGGCACCGCCCGGCGATCCCGCGCGGGACTGGTACATGTTCCGGGACGGGCGCGGGGAGAACGGTGAGCTGCCCCCGAACGACTGGGAGTCGATCTTCGGTGGTCCCGCTTGGACTCGGGTCGACGACGGCCAGTGGTACCTGCACCTGTTCAGCCCCGAGCAGCCCGACCTCAACTGGCGCAACCCCGAGGTGCGTTCCGCATTCGCCGACATCCTGCGGTTCTGGCTGGACCGCGGTGTCGACGGGTTCCGCATCGACGTCGCGCACGGCATGATCAAGCATCCCGAACTGCCCGATACCGGCATGGAGCACCAGATCGGGCTGCTCGGACACGGCGATTTGCCGTACTTCGACCAGGATGAGGTGCACGAGATCTACCGGGAGTGGCGCAAGCTGCTCGACTCCTACCCGGGCGCGCGGATCGGTGTCGCCGAGGCGTGGGCGTCCACCAGTGAGCGGCTGGCCCGCTATGTTCGCCCGGACGAGCTGCACCAGGCGTTCAATTTCGCCCTGCTGGAATCGGAGTGGTCGGCGAAGCTCTTCCGCGGCGTGGTGGACGCTTCGATGCAGGCCACCGGTGCTGTGGGCGCGACGACGACCTGGGTTCTGGGCAACCACGACGTGCAGCGTCCGGTGACTCGTTACGGCGACGGCGAGCAGGGGCTGCGGCGGGCGCGCGCTGCAGCGCTGTTGACCCTGGCACTGCCCGGCTCGGTCTACATCTACCAGGGCGAGGAGCTGGGACTTTCCGAGGTGGTGGATCTGCCGGACGAGGTGCGCCAGGATCCGATCTGGACGCGATCGGGGGGCACCGACCCCGGTCGGGACGGCTGCCGTATCCCGATTCCGTGGGAGGGCGCGCAGGCACCTTTCGGGTTCGGACCCGCGGATTCGGTCGCCAGCTGGCTGCCTGTGCCGGAGAGCTGGGAATCGATGTCGGTCGCCGTGCAACGCGACACCGACGGCTCGACGCTGCGCCTGTACCAGCACGCGCTGGCCCTCCGCCGAGAACACGCCGCGCTCGGTGACGGCACGATGCGGTGGCTCAGCACTCCCGACGATGTCCTCGCTTTCACCCGTGATCCCGGTTTTGCTCTCGCCATGAACTTCGGCGCGGATCCGGTGGAGCTGGAAGTGCCGGGGCGAGTGCTGTGCGCGAGTGGCCCGGTCGAGGCCGCCGATGGGCGGGTGGTACTGCCCGGCGAGACCGCTGTCTGGCTCGACCGGTCGTAA